In one window of Drosophila mauritiana strain mau12 chromosome X, ASM438214v1, whole genome shotgun sequence DNA:
- the LOC117147122 gene encoding endothelial lipase, with protein sequence MPGHVNHLLLLGCLLCLLGDVPRIEAFHRWSPMMKAFRYLQETMLRNSLERAHLNHGIVFECRTISAKDFGNEVHFNLQLGDLRGFRRLDPNKKLALFLHGWNDQGSKDWVQELLLTWTLFDSNYNVCVVDWGNLSQNDYKSASMSIFDVGLTVAGIIMALEELRPNHFHRRNVTLAGYSLGAHAAGYAGAVLEGQVEQIIGLDPAGPLFSLPAEVAPKYRLDPGDAQFVQVLHTSGGSLGTSLKCGHADFYPNGGRAPQTNCKMFANLRDMQNTNPVSCSHSAAAIFFRQSMDPEYPFVGYECGSYREFAAGYCDGNRKARFGIHSQRRAQGSFYFRTAPQQPYVPRRQANWLSGVGRMSSSKVSQVSQSPLVLRLWSNSWRRRERARERQRRDRDRERSLCANK encoded by the exons TGCTCGGCGATGTGCCGAGGATCGAGGCTTTCCACCGCTGGAGTCCCATGATGAAGGCCTTCCGCTATCTCCAGGAGACCATGCTCCGGAATAGCCTGGAACGTGCCCATCTCAATCATGGCATCGTCTTCGAGTGCCGCACCAT ATCAGCTAAGGATTTTGGCAACGAAGTGCATTTCAATCTGCAGCTTGGAGACCTTCGAGGATTTCGTCGCCTCGATCCTAACAAAAAGTTGGCCCTATTTTTGCACGGCTGGAATGATCAGGGCAGCAAGGATTGGGTGCAAGAATTACTGCTAA CTTGGACCCTATTCGACTCCAATTACAACGTGTGCGTTGTGGACTGGGGAAACCTGTCGCAGAACGACTACAAGTCCGCCTCCATGTCCATTTTCGATGTGGGTTTAACGGTGGCTGGAATCATCATGGCCCTGGAGGAGCTGCGCCCCAATCACTTTCATCGGCGCAACGTGACCTTGGCGGGCTACAGCTTGGGTGCCCATGCCGCTGGATACGCGGGCGCGGTGCTGGAGGGTCAGGTGGAGCAGATCATTGGCTTGGATCCCGCTGGACCGCTGTTCTCGCTGCCCGCCGAGGTGGCGCCCAAGTACCGCTTGGATCCAGGAGATGCGCAGTTCGTCCAGGTACTTCACACTTCCGGCGGCTCCTTGGGCACCAGTCTGAAGTGCGGCCACGCCGATTTCTATCCCAACGGAGGCAGGGCGCCTCAAACGAACTGCAAGATGTTCGCCAATCTGCGCGACATGCAAAATACCA ATCCCGTTTCCTGCAGTCACTCGGCGGCTGCGATCTTCTTCCGGCAATCGATGGATCCCGAGTACCCGTTCGTGGGCTACGAGTGCGGCAGCTACCGGGAGTTCGCCGCCGGATATTGCGATGGCAACCGGAAGGCGCGCTTCGGGATCCATTCGCAGAGGCGTGCGCAGGGGAGCTTCTACTTCCGCACCGCCCCCCAGCAGCCGTACGTGCCGAGGCGACAGGCCAACTGGCTGAGCGGGGTGGGGCGCATGTCGTCGAGCAAGGTCAGTCAGGTCAGCCAAAGCCCCCTGGTGCTGCGCCTCTGGTCGAACAGCTGGCGGCGGCgggagcgagcgagagagcgaCAGCGaagagacagagacagagaaaGATCGCTGTGCGCGAATAAGTAG